Proteins co-encoded in one Actinomycetota bacterium genomic window:
- a CDS encoding CsbD family protein has product MGAKADETKGRIKEAAGDLTGDKDLKREGKIDRASGKVKEKVDKSIDKVKDVVKGDKK; this is encoded by the coding sequence ATGGGAGCGAAAGCGGATGAGACCAAGGGTCGCATCAAGGAGGCGGCCGGCGACCTGACCGGCGACAAGGACCTCAAGCGTGAGGGCAAGATCGACCGGGCCAGTGGAAAGGTGAAGGAGAAGGTCGACAAGAGCATCGACAAGGTGAAGGACGTCGTCAAGGGCGACAAGAAGTAG